A portion of the Thermodesulfobacteriota bacterium genome contains these proteins:
- the phnD gene encoding phosphate/phosphite/phosphonate ABC transporter substrate-binding protein: MNKRLISTLVLAGFFCLCAGRAPAADGYVFGVLPFKKPAELNEMFQPFVNYLSQALGAPVVFRSAKDYASANEALLGGQWDFAYLGPSLFAEINAQAPGKVRLAGALVTGGQPTFRGVVVAAEGSPIQSVADFKGKKFAFGDRDSTLSCYVPAHMLMRAGVFDTLSEYKFLGSHDNVAMAVTRGDFDGGGLQPSVAAKYVGKGLKVVAESDPVYEHVVVIGPKVDEATAEKVRNAVLGIQDPSICKAINKSATAFAAVKPSDYDSLKKLMDEVDARIPK; encoded by the coding sequence ATGAACAAGCGCTTGATTTCCACCCTCGTCCTTGCCGGGTTCTTCTGTCTGTGTGCCGGCCGCGCACCCGCGGCGGACGGCTACGTCTTCGGGGTGCTCCCCTTCAAGAAGCCCGCCGAGCTCAATGAAATGTTCCAGCCTTTCGTGAACTACCTCTCCCAGGCGCTCGGCGCTCCCGTGGTGTTTCGAAGCGCCAAGGACTATGCATCCGCCAACGAAGCCCTCTTGGGGGGCCAGTGGGACTTCGCGTACCTGGGGCCGTCCCTGTTTGCCGAGATCAACGCCCAAGCGCCGGGCAAGGTGCGGCTCGCCGGAGCCCTCGTGACCGGCGGTCAGCCCACCTTCCGGGGGGTCGTCGTGGCCGCCGAGGGCTCCCCCATCCAGTCGGTGGCCGACTTCAAAGGAAAGAAGTTTGCCTTCGGCGACCGGGACTCGACGCTCTCCTGTTACGTTCCCGCCCACATGCTGATGCGGGCAGGCGTGTTCGACACCCTGAGCGAGTACAAGTTTCTCGGCTCCCATGACAACGTGGCCATGGCCGTGACCCGGGGGGACTTCGACGGCGGGGGGCTGCAGCCTTCGGTTGCCGCCAAGTACGTGGGCAAGGGCCTCAAGGTGGTCGCCGAGTCGGACCCCGTCTACGAGCACGTGGTCGTAATCGGCCCCAAGGTGGACGAGGCCACCGCCGAGAAGGTGCGCAACGCGGTCCTCGGCATCCAGGATCCATCCATCTGCAAGGCAATCAACAAGTCCGCGACCGCCTTTGCCGCGGTAAAGCCCAGCGATTACGACAGCCTGAAAAAGCTCATGGACGAAGTTGACGCCAGGATCCCGAAATAG